Proteins encoded within one genomic window of Felis catus isolate Fca126 chromosome C1, F.catus_Fca126_mat1.0, whole genome shotgun sequence:
- the FBXO6 gene encoding F-box only protein 6 isoform X1, whose translation MTEVPVCAPYLTPAMAPVSINELPENILLEVFTHVPARQLLLRCRLVCSLWRDLIDLVTLWKRKCLREGFITEDGDQPVADWKIFYFLHSLHRNLLRNPCAEEDMASWQIDSNGGDRWKVESLPGDHGTDFPDSRVKKYFVTSFGMCLKSQLVDLKAEGYGEELLDTFRPDIVVKDWFAARADCGCTYHIRVQLASADYIVLASFEPPPVTIDQWNNAKWTEVSYTFSDYPPGVRHILFQHGGKDTQFWAGWYGPRVTNSSIVISPKMTRNLAPCTALPETTEG comes from the exons GCCAGTGTGTGCACCCTACCTCACCCCAGCCATGGCCCCGGTCAGCATCAACGAACTCCCTGAGAACATCCTGCTGGAGGTGTTCACGCACGTGCCCGCCCGCCAGCTGCTCCTGCGCTGTCGCCTGGTCTGCAGCCTCTGGCGAGACCTCATCGACCTGGTGACCCTCTGGAAGCGCAAGTGCCTGCGTGAGGGCTTCATCACCGAGGACGGGGACCAGCCTGTGGCCGACTGGAAGATCTTCTACTTCCTACACAGCCTCCACAGGAATCTCCTACGCAATCCATGTGccgaag AGGATATGGCTTCCTGGCAGATCGATTCCAACGGCGGAGACCGCTGGAAGGTGGAGAGCCTCCCCGGAGACCACGGGACGGACTTTCCCGACTCCAGAGTCAAGAAGTACTTTGTCACATCTTTTGG GATGTGCCTCAAGTCCCAGCTGGTGGACCTCAAGGCCGAGGGCTACGGGGAGGAGCTGCTAGACACGTTTCGGCCTGACATCGTGGTTAAGGACTG gtTCGCCGCCAGAGCAGACTGTGGCTGTACCTACCACATCCGCGTACAGCTGGCCTCAGCCGACTACATCGTCCTGGCCTCCTTCGAGCCCCCGCCCGTGACCATCGATCAATGGAACAATGCCAAGTGGACGGAG gtcTCGTACACTTTCTCAGATTACCCTCCAGGCGTCCGCCACATCCTCTTCCAGCACGGGGGCAAGGACACCCAGTTCTGGGCAGGCTGGTATGGGCCCCGCGTCACCAACAGCAGCATCGTTATCAGCCCGAAGATGACTAGGAACCTGGCCCCCTGCACAGCTCTGCCTGAGACCACAGAGGGGTAG
- the FBXO6 gene encoding F-box only protein 6 isoform X2 — translation MAPVSINELPENILLEVFTHVPARQLLLRCRLVCSLWRDLIDLVTLWKRKCLREGFITEDGDQPVADWKIFYFLHSLHRNLLRNPCAEEDMASWQIDSNGGDRWKVESLPGDHGTDFPDSRVKKYFVTSFGMCLKSQLVDLKAEGYGEELLDTFRPDIVVKDWFAARADCGCTYHIRVQLASADYIVLASFEPPPVTIDQWNNAKWTEVSYTFSDYPPGVRHILFQHGGKDTQFWAGWYGPRVTNSSIVISPKMTRNLAPCTALPETTEG, via the exons ATGGCCCCGGTCAGCATCAACGAACTCCCTGAGAACATCCTGCTGGAGGTGTTCACGCACGTGCCCGCCCGCCAGCTGCTCCTGCGCTGTCGCCTGGTCTGCAGCCTCTGGCGAGACCTCATCGACCTGGTGACCCTCTGGAAGCGCAAGTGCCTGCGTGAGGGCTTCATCACCGAGGACGGGGACCAGCCTGTGGCCGACTGGAAGATCTTCTACTTCCTACACAGCCTCCACAGGAATCTCCTACGCAATCCATGTGccgaag AGGATATGGCTTCCTGGCAGATCGATTCCAACGGCGGAGACCGCTGGAAGGTGGAGAGCCTCCCCGGAGACCACGGGACGGACTTTCCCGACTCCAGAGTCAAGAAGTACTTTGTCACATCTTTTGG GATGTGCCTCAAGTCCCAGCTGGTGGACCTCAAGGCCGAGGGCTACGGGGAGGAGCTGCTAGACACGTTTCGGCCTGACATCGTGGTTAAGGACTG gtTCGCCGCCAGAGCAGACTGTGGCTGTACCTACCACATCCGCGTACAGCTGGCCTCAGCCGACTACATCGTCCTGGCCTCCTTCGAGCCCCCGCCCGTGACCATCGATCAATGGAACAATGCCAAGTGGACGGAG gtcTCGTACACTTTCTCAGATTACCCTCCAGGCGTCCGCCACATCCTCTTCCAGCACGGGGGCAAGGACACCCAGTTCTGGGCAGGCTGGTATGGGCCCCGCGTCACCAACAGCAGCATCGTTATCAGCCCGAAGATGACTAGGAACCTGGCCCCCTGCACAGCTCTGCCTGAGACCACAGAGGGGTAG